GTTCCATGTACTGTAATTGTCCCTGAAATCGCTGTATCGGAATAGTTTACGATAATATTATTTGTGTTTGCACCAGAAACAATGCTTATACCCTGAGGCAATGACCATTCATAACCACTTGCATATTGAATGGAAGGCACTTCATATTCCACATTGTTCTCCCCCTGGCAGACTGTTGTTGTACCGCTGATCGTTCCAGCAGCTTCTGGATATTGATTCACTGTAATTTCAATAACATTACTGGTATCTGTACATTCTCCAGAAGATACGGCTCTTCTGAACCAGGTTGTTTCTGTAAGTACAGCCGGGCTGTAGTTCTGTCCAGTGTTGGTGCCTGAAGCAGCTGTATAGCCTGAGCCGGAAGAAGTTGTACTGCTTTCCCACAAATAATTATACAAGCCATCCCCTCCTGTTGCTGCCTCTCCTAAAAGTTCATCAGGAACATCTCCCGCACAAATGGTCTGTGCTGCTTCAATCAAATTCTCAGCAATTGCGTCTTGTACATTGATAGTGATCTGGTTTGAGTTTTGACAACCGGTAGCAGTTATTGTTTCAATAAGTGCATATGTAGTTGTATCAGAAGGGTTTGCTACAGGATTTGAAACAGCAGCATCATTCAAAGCACTGACAGGAGACCAGGAATAGGTGTTTCCAGCTGTTGCAACAGCTCCAATCTGAATACTTTGACCATCACAAATATTTACATTGCCACCAGTATTTGCAGAAGGCAATGGATTTACGGTAACTACAACCGAGTCAATATTTTGACAGCCTGTAGCGGTAATAGTTTCTGTTAAAACATAGGTGGTTGTTTCAGTGGGGCTTGCAATAGGGTTGGAAATAGCAGTATCATCCAATCCATTTACAGCCGACCATGAATAGGTGTTTCCAGCAACGGCTGTCGCTCCGATCTGTACACTTTCTCCCAAACAAATTATTTGATCATTGCCGGTATTGGCTTCTGGTAATGAATTGACAACAATGGTAACAGAATCCGTGTTTGAACAGCCATTGCCATCGGTTCCGGTCACAATATATTTGGTAGTTTCATTTGGACTGGCTGTCACATTTGCTCCTGAAGTAGCACTTAATCCATCAGCAGGAGACCAGGAATAAGAACTTCCTCCTGAAGCTGATAGATTTGCTGATTCACCATTACAAATGGTATCTGTATCTGCTGATACTGAAATATTAGGAAGGGAGTTAACCGTTACTGTTACTGAATCAATATTCTGGCAACCAGTGGCGGTAATTGTTTCTGTTAAAGTATAGGTAGTAGTTGTTGTAGGGCTTGCCAATGGGTTTGAAACAGCAGCATCATCTAAACCACTTGCAGGAGACCAGGAATAGGTATTTCCTGCAACGGCAGCCGCTCCGATCTGTATGCTTTCTTCCAGGCAAATTGTTTGATCATTGCCGGTATTGGCTTCTGGCAAAGGATTTACAGTAACTACAACTGAATCGACTTTTTGACAGCCCGTTGCGGTAATGGTTTCTGTTAAAACATAGGTGGTTGTTTCTGTTGGGCTGGCCACTGGACTTGAAGCAACAGCATCACTCAAACCACTGGCAGGCGACCAGGAATAAGTATTTCCGGCAACGGCAGCCGCTCCAATCTGTATGCTTTCTTCCAAACAAATTGTTTGATCATTGCCGGTATTGGCTTCAGGAAGCGGGTTTACGGCAACTACAACCGAATCGACTTTTTGACAGCCTGTGGCTGAAATGGTTTCTGTTAAAACATAAGTTGTGGTTTCAGTCGAGCTTGCCACTGGATTTGAAGCAGATGCATCACTCAACCCACTTGCAGGTGACCACGAATATGTATTGCCCGCAACTGCAACGGCTCCGATCTGTACACTTTCTTCCAGGCAAATTGTTTGGTCATTGCCTGTATTGGCTTCAGGAAGCAGGTTTACGGTAACTACAACTGAATCCACATTTTGACAACCAGTGGCGGTAATAGTTTCTGTTAAAACATAGGTGGTTGTTTCAGTGGGGCTTGCAATAGGGTTGGAAATTGCAGCATCACTCAAACCACTTGCAGGCGACCAGGAATAGGTGTTTCCGGCAACGGCTGTCGCTCCGATCTGTATGCTTTCTTCCAAGCAAATTGTTTGATCATTACCTGTATTGGCCTCTGGTAATGGATTGACAACAATGGTAACAGAATCCGTATTGGAACAGCCATTGCCATCGGTTCCGGTCACAATATATGTGGTAGTTTCACTTGGGCTTGACATTACATTTGCTCCGCTTGTGGCGCTTAAACCATCGGCAGGAGACCAGGAATAAGAACTTCCTCCTAAAGCTGATAGATTTGTCGATTCACCATTACATATAGTGTCGGAGTTTGCTGATACAGAAATATTTGGCAAAGGATTAACGGTAACGGTAACTGAATCAATATTCTGGCAACCGGTGGCGGTAATGGTTTCTATTAAAGTATAGGTAGTGGTTGTAGTAGGACTTGCTACTGGATTTGAAGCATTGGGATCATCTAAACCACTTGCAGGTGACCATGAATAGGTGTTTCCGGCAACAGCAGTTGCTCCGATCTGTATGCTTTCTTCCAGACAAATTATTTGAGCATTGCCTGTATTGGCTTCTGGTAATGGATTGACAACAATGGTAATTGAATCCTTACTGGAACAGCCATTGCCATCGGTTCCGGTTAAAATATAAGTGTTTGTCTCATTCGGAGTGGCAGTTACATTTGCTCCGCTTGTGGCACTTAAACCATCGGCAGGAGACCAGGAATAAGTATTGCCTCCTGAAGCTGATAGATTTGCTGATTCGCCAATACAAAAGGTATCAAAATCAGCAGAAACAACAATGTTAGGCAATGGATTCACTGAAACTGTAACAGAGTCAAAATTTTGACAGCCTGTAGCACTAATGGTTTCGGTTAAAATATAGGTTGTTGTATCTGCCGGGCTTGCCATCGGATTTGAAACAGCAGCATCACTTAATCCACTTGCAGGCGACCATGAATAAGTATTTCCTGCAACAGCAGAAGCTCCAATCTGTAAACTTTCTTCCAGGCAAATTGTTTGATCATTTCCGGTATTGGCTTCTGGCAGAGGATTTACAGTTACTATAACTGAATCAATATTCTGACAACTGGTAGAGGTAATGGTTTCTGTTAAAACATAGGTGATGGTTTCAGTCGGACTTGCTGTAGGGTTTGAAGCAGCAGCATCACTTAATCCACTTGCAGGCGACCATGAATAGGTGTTTCCAGCAACAGAGACTGTTCCGATTTGAATATTTTCACCAATACAAATATCCTGATCACCTCCTGTATTGGCAGCAGGAAGAGGATTGACAACAATGGTAATTGAATCCTTATTGGAACAGCCATTGCCATCGGTTCCGGTCACAATATATGTGATAGTTTCACTTGGGCTTGCCGTTACATTTGCTCCGCTTGTGGCGCTTAAACCATCGACTGGTGACCAGGAATAGGAACTTGCTCCTGAAGCTGATAAATTTGCAGATTCACCATTACATATGGTATCAGTATCTGCGGATACTAAAATAGTTGGCAAGGAATTAACCGTTACCGTTATAGAATCAATATTCTGACAACCGGTGGCTGAAATGGTTTCGGTTAATACATAAGTGGTGGCTTCATCCGGACTTGCCATTGGATTTGCAACAGCAGCATCACTCAATCCTGCTGCAGGCGACCACAAATAAGTATTGCCAGCAACAGCAGTCGCTCCGATCTGTACACTTTCTTCCAGGCAAATTGTTTGATCATTGCTGGTATTGGCTTCAGGAAGCGGATTTACGGTAACTACAACTGAATCCACATTTTGGCAGCCTGTAGCGGTAATGGTTTCGGTTAATACATAAGTCGTGGTTTCATTCGAACTTGCTGTAGGATTGGAAACAGAAGCATCACTTAAGCCAATGGCTGGCGACCATGAATAAGTGTTTCCAGCAACAGCAGTAGCTCCAATTTGTACACTTTCTTCAAGGCAAATATCTTCATCATTTCCAGGATTTGCAAGGGGTAATGGATTGACTGTAATCGTTATTGTATCTGTACTGGAACATGCATTGATATCGGTTCCTGTAACAACATAAGTTGTAGTTTCACTTGGACTGGCTGTCACATTTGCTCCTGTCGTAGCACTTAAACCATCGGCAGGCGACCAGGAATAAGTATTGCCTCCTGAAGCTGATAGATTTGTCGATTCACCATAACATATAGTGTCGGAATTTGCTGATACAGAAATGTTTGGCAATGGATTAACTGTAATGGTTATAGAATCAATATTCTGACAAGCAGTAGCTGTAACTACCTCTGTTAAAGTATAAGTGGTAGTAGTTGTTGGGCTTGCAATCGGGTTAGAAATAGCGGCATCACTCAAACCACTGGCTGGAGACCAGGAATAGGTGTTTCCAGCTACAGTTGTAGCTCCTATTTGAACATTTTCCCCAATGCATATTTCCTGATCACTTCCGGTATTGGCTTCAGGAAGAGGATTGACAACAATGGTAATTGAATCCTTATTGGAACAGCCATTGCCATCAGTTCCAGTGACAATATATATGGTAGTTTCATTTGGACTGGCTGTCACATTTGAACCTGTTGTAGCACTTAAACCATCGGCAGGCGACCAGGAATAAGAACTTCCTCCTGAAGCTGATAGATTGGCAGATTCACCATTACATATGGTATCAAAATCAGCAGACACTACAATATTTGGCAAAGGATTTACGGTGACGATCACAGAATCCGAATATTGGCAACCCGTAGCTGTAATGGTTTCAGTTAAAATATAAGTCGTGGTTTCGGAAGGACTTGCCATTGGGTTAGAAACAGCAGCATCGCTCAAACCACTTGCAGGTGACCATGAATAGGTGTTTCCTGCAACGGCAGCCGCTCCAATCTGTACACTTTCTTCCAGGCAAATTGTTTGATCATTGCCAGTATTGGCATTTGGTAATGGATTAACTGTAACTGTAACCGAATCCACATTTTGACAGCCGGTGGCGGTAATGGTTTCGGTTAAAATATAGGTGGTGGTTTCTGTTGGGCCTGCTGTTGGATTAGAAACAGTAGCTTCGCTCAACCCACTTGAAGGAGACCAGGAATATGTATTGCCGACAACAGGTGCTGCCCCAATTTGCACACTATCACCAATACAAAGTGGCTGATCATTTCCGGTATCGGCATCGGGCAAAGGATTCAGTGACAATATTGCCACATCAGAAGTGTCACTTCCCGTATTATTGCTAAAGACAGCCCTATATTGATTGTTGTTATCTGCATAATCTGAAGTAAAAGTATAGTTCGTTGAAGTGGCACCTGAAATATCAGACCATGAATTTCCTCCATCATTACTCACCTGCCACTGAACTGAAGGTGCAGGTGCACCACTGGCCGAAGCACTAAACGAAACATCTTCCCCTGCGCAATGCAAAGCAGAGGATGGATCAGTAGTTACAGTCGGGGCATTGGGTGGATAGGCCAGCCATTCCACATCATCAATAAACATATTGTTGCCTCGTTGGCTAGTTGCATAAAAGATAATGTGATTGGTATTTCCTGAAAATGCAAAAGGAATATCAAAGGAATATTCATACCAGCCATCAGCAGATTCTGTTGGGGATAAACTGCGCGAGCGATGAATTGTCCCCAATAATGTGGCTCCGCCAATTCCGGTTCCGGTATTGACATAAACATCTATTTTGTCGGCAGCTGAAGAAGCGCCATTGTCGCGATACATCCAGAATGTGACAGTGGAAGTATTGTTTTCCCTGGCAGATAAATCAAAAGCAGGAGTGATTAAACTTACTGTTCCCCCACTTTTAACTACCGATGATTCAAATTGAGCCATGCCCGCTCCTGAATTTGGAGTAGTAGCAGGGTTTGTGCCGTTGGTTACCCTACTCCAATGTGTTACAGCAGGATTGGTACCCTGCCCACCGGGGTTGGCAACTACAACTTGTCTTGTCCAACCATTTGGAGGAAACACAGTTGCGTCAAAAGATTCGGTATTGAGCACCTGTGCATGAGTAGGTTTCGATATAAAGACTCCTGCAAATAAAAGAGCTACAAGGAGTATATACCGACTAATATTTATAGAGTGAACAGTGTCAATAGGTTTACTCCACAGATAAGAAATAATTGATTTATACATTGGAGACAGGTATATAGTTAGTTTAATCTGTTTGTTTGGTTCCCTTATTAAAGAAGCAATTGTTTGATTATGCATTATAAATTAGGATTCTATACGTAGACACCCATATTTTGTTTCTTTATCATCCTTTTTCAATTGATTAACATGGTTTTATTTTGACATAAAATGTTAGCAAAAATAATCATTAGTTAAAGGAGAATCAAGTTTTAAATTGTGAAATTTTATTTTTTAATAGAATTTTAAATCAGAATTAATCTAAAGACAGTTATATTTCAATCCAATATTATAATTTATCAATTGAAATTTCATAGCTATTTTTATAAGTTTTGTTGTTAAGCGTTTATTAATTTTAGATTATTAATCATAAGATAAAGTGCGATGGATTTGCATTTCTCGTAGATTTCAATTTATTGATTGGCTGTTCATCTTCAACATTTTACTATATCTGTACTATCTTTACCATGTTATCATTTTGCAACTAAAACTTTAATTGATTTTGCTCAGGCTTTTTGCAATTTTTATTTGTATTTGCACACTTTATTCAGAAACAGGACTCTTACAAGCACAAGTCAATGAAGCAAAATTTGACGAGGATACTTTTGATCTAAAAGTGCTCAGCTGGAATCTTTATTTATTGCCGCGATTTTTTAAACCAACTAAGCAGTTGATACGGGCAAAATATATTGCCGAAAGACTTGTTGAAGAAGATTACGATGCATTGATGCTACAGGAAGTTTTTGGCAAACTATCAAGTACTATTTTACATAAAGGACTCAAAGAACACTATCCATACTACCTGGGGCCTGCCAACAAAAAAGGCAGTCCGTTCAAAGCCAATAGCGGAGTAATGATTTATAGCAAATATCCTTTGGAATTGCTCACCGAATTTCAATTTGAAGATTGCAAAGGCATAGATTGCTGGGGAAGGAAAGGTGGCTTACTGGCGGCATTCGAAAAAGATGGGCAAGAATATCAAATAATGTCAACACATCTACAAGCATTTGAAGGAGATAAACGGGACAAAATACGCCTGTTGCAATACCATCAAATATTGCGCGATGTAGTATTGCCTTACAGCAAAGATGGGGTGCCTCAAATTCTTGGTGGCGATTACAATACAATGAGGCGCGACAGTTTTTATTACGATGCCATGCTCTCTGTAATGAATGCAAGCAACAGTCCCTGTGTAGGAGATACAATTTGCACCTACGTATCTTTCAGCAATGACCTGATCAATTCTGGAGAGTATGAATTGGTACTGGATTATGTATTTTTGAGAAACAATGGAGTGAAATTCAGTGAAGAAAAACGAAAAGTACGGGTTTTCCAAGCCGACTGGGATCCACGAAAACGCAGAAGAAAAGGCAAACGCAAAGACCTTTCTGATCATTATGCCGTTGAATTAAAACTAAAAAAATAATATGCCTTTAATCACTTTCTTACTTATTGCCATTTTCTCTATTTCTCTTAATGACTGCAAAGCGCAAGACACAGCCTATTTCAATGATTACACAGAAGTAGTCCCTGAAAATGAACTCCGCATTTTATCCTGGAATATTCAAATGTTGCCGCGATTGATACTAAGGGTGAGACGAGGTCCGATCAGGCGGTCTCGATTAATTCCACAACATATTATTGATGATAAAATCGACATCATTGTTTTTCAGGAAGCTTTTGATAGAAGATGCAGAAGAATATTAAAAAGACGTTTGAAGGAAGAATATCCCTATCATGCAGGGCCTGCCAATAAGAATTTTGGCATTCGCACCAATAGTGGCGCTATGATTTTTAGCAAATACCCCATTAAGGAATTGGGCAAAATTAATTTCAGCGTTTGCGAAGGCATAGACTGCTATGCACACAAAGGTGCCCTACTGGTGGAAATAGAAGCGAAGGGAAAACAAATACAAGTGCTCGGCACCCATTTACAGGCAGGTGGTTCGGATTCTACAAAAATGAGCGAATACCGAGAACTGGCTGAATTGATTGAAAAACACAGAACAGAAGGCATTCCGCTTTTCCTTTGTGGCGATTTCAATACCAATAAAAAAGACCCAGAGCTTTATCCTGAAATGCTCGGCACACTTGATGCACTTGATGGTCCTATTTCAGGGAATTTAAAATTTACTTCTGATGAATTGCGCAATGATATGTGCGGTGATGGAAATCCTGATAAACTGAAACAAAAAGTGATTGATTATATATTGTTTCAATCCAATGACTGGCAGCCCGATTATATGGAAAGAAACATCAGGCAATACCGCGAACGCTGGAGCAAAGACCACATGGATCTTTCGGATCATAATGCTGTACTGATGAAAATACGATATTGATATGCCTGAAGATGAACTCGTTCAACAGCTTTATGATGCCGGATGGACAAGTCATATCGCCCGAATGCTGGGTGAAAATATATACAAATACCGCCATTCCGGGCGCAGTGTGGTTTTTGATTTTGACAATACCATCATTTGCGGAGATATAGGCGAAAAGGTACTGCGCTATTTTTCAGAAAATCAATATGCCTTCAAACCAATGCACAGCGGTTTTAGCCCCGATATTTATTTTGAGGGACAATTGTTCAGGCTGGAAGATTTTTCTGCCCTGGAATATTACAATACCTTTCTCTCCTACTCGGCCCTGAGTTTTAAGCAGGATCCGCATTATAAAAGTATCCCTTACTCCTGGGCAGTTCAGATTATGGAGGGACTTTCTCTGCGGCAATTGCTGGATATTACCAAAGCAGTATTTCCACAATTAAACAATCCTGAAGCTAAAAGAGAAAAACCTTTTTTCTACACACCTATTCTGAAATTGATGGCAATGCTTCAACGCTATGATTATGATATAAAAATCATTACAGCAAGCAATGTATGGTCAGTGCGGAAAATAATATTAGAGGCAGTAAATCCCATACTTGCCAAATGGAATAATAGTAAAAATAAAACTGCGGCAATAAAAGCAGAAAATATCATTGGACTCGAAGTATTGCTTCGTCACCAATCCGATGGAAACTTGCGCAAAGACCGGCATTTGATGGAGGATTTTCCTAATTATAGTATGTTGAGCGGCAAAATTTTAGACGAGTGGATATTGAGTCCCAACCTGAATTTCCCGGTAACTGCCTATGAAGGCAAGCCGGCTGCATATTACAAGCACTTTGGGAATGCTCAACCTCTTTTCTGCTTTGGTGACACAACAAGTGATATAGACCTGTTAAAAATGGCCGAGCAACCAGTATGGTTGGCGCGCATGGAAGATTCCCTGGAAGTTGAAAAGGTATGGCGGGGCTGGAATGCCAAAGCTTTTTTAAGAAACAATGTCCAAGCTATTGAATCTAATGTTTTGTGTAGTTTTTTACAGTGGGAATCTTTAAGTAATGAAACCTTCCTTAAAAGACACCCAAATGAAAAGGAGTTGAGAAAATCTATGGAAATTATTGATATGGTGGATATTTAATTCAACAAGTCCAATTCCTAAAATGCATAACCCAAACTAATATTTAAAGTAGGTTTTAAATGTTGAAAAAATGCAGGCCTGTCTTCCGGCAATTGAGTGCGCCTGGTACGTGCACCATTGAAATAATCGGTAAAATTATTGCGATAACCCAGACCGGTACATACATCGAAAGCAAAATGCCCGGCTACCAGTTGGTAACCGAAAAGAAAATTGCCATTTATATAATAAAAGTTTTGGTATTGTACGCCATTCTTCAATTTAAACTTGGCATAATTAAATGAAAAATGAGGGGCTACATAAAGCCCATTGGGCGCTTCTTTTTTCTTTAGTAAATAAAAACGATAAGCAACCTGTACCCGGCCACCAAAAAACTGGTATTTCTGATTGGTTAAGGTGGTATCCAGGATATTTACCAGGCTGAGAAACACTCCTGAATAATTTAAAGATACTCCTATAAAACTGCTCTGCCGGGGAGCTGTAGCCATTTCATACATTAGGCGCAATTCGCCAGTTAATGGAATTTGACCAAAAAGCAATGCAGTGGGGCTGATTTTCAATACATTTTTTGAAGGGCGCTCATAGCCTTCCGGCATTCTTACTTTTTCATCCTCTTCCGGATCAGCATCGGGCTCTTTAATACGCTCGGGATTAAATTCAAATGATTCATCTTCCTGGGAGAATACTTCATTGCTAAATAAATAGAATGGAATAATGAACAAACAAAGTATAAATCGCATGGGCTAAAGTTACTTAAAAGCTGAGATTTTGAATAGGAATTTTTCGATCTACTTTTTTGATCAAGCCACGCAATACTGTCCCCGGTCCTACCTCTGTAAAAGAGCTTGCACCATCACTTATCATTTGCTTTATAATTTGCGACCAACGCACCGGTTCGGTGAGTTGAGCAATCAGGTTTTCCTTTATTTCAGCTTCATCGGTATGGGCTTTGGCATCTACATTTTGATAAACAGGACAAATAGGATTGCTAAATGTTGTTTTACGAATTTGTGCTTCCAAAGCCTTACGTGCAGGCTCCATTAATGGAGAATGAAAAGCACCGTCAACTTTCAGAGGAATAACTTTCAAAGCTCCGGCCGCTTCCAATTCTTTTTTTGCCAATTCAATACCTTTTATACTGCCAGAAATAACCAACTGGCCGGGACAGTTGTAATTGGCAGGAACTACAATTTCCTCAATTCCATTACAAATTTCCTCTACCTTTTCATCGTCCAGTCCAAGCACTGCCGCCATTGTTGATTCCTCTGCATCACAGGCTTTCTGCATGGCTTCGGCTCGGGCTTTTACCAGGAGCAACCCATCTTC
This window of the Chitinophagales bacterium genome carries:
- a CDS encoding sphingomyelin phosphodiesterase, producing MPLITFLLIAIFSISLNDCKAQDTAYFNDYTEVVPENELRILSWNIQMLPRLILRVRRGPIRRSRLIPQHIIDDKIDIIVFQEAFDRRCRRILKRRLKEEYPYHAGPANKNFGIRTNSGAMIFSKYPIKELGKINFSVCEGIDCYAHKGALLVEIEAKGKQIQVLGTHLQAGGSDSTKMSEYRELAELIEKHRTEGIPLFLCGDFNTNKKDPELYPEMLGTLDALDGPISGNLKFTSDELRNDMCGDGNPDKLKQKVIDYILFQSNDWQPDYMERNIRQYRERWSKDHMDLSDHNAVLMKIRY
- a CDS encoding sphingomyelin phosphodiesterase produces the protein MLRLFAIFICICTLYSETGLLQAQVNEAKFDEDTFDLKVLSWNLYLLPRFFKPTKQLIRAKYIAERLVEEDYDALMLQEVFGKLSSTILHKGLKEHYPYYLGPANKKGSPFKANSGVMIYSKYPLELLTEFQFEDCKGIDCWGRKGGLLAAFEKDGQEYQIMSTHLQAFEGDKRDKIRLLQYHQILRDVVLPYSKDGVPQILGGDYNTMRRDSFYYDAMLSVMNASNSPCVGDTICTYVSFSNDLINSGEYELVLDYVFLRNNGVKFSEEKRKVRVFQADWDPRKRRRKGKRKDLSDHYAVELKLKK
- the fabD gene encoding ACP S-malonyltransferase, with translation MNAYVFPGQGAQFSGMGKEEYNKFDVAKKLIQQANEILGFDIAAIMFDGSEEQLKQTRVTQPAIFIYSTVLSKIAGKTFQPDMVAGHSLGEFSALVANKVLRFEDGLLLVKARAEAMQKACDAEESTMAAVLGLDDEKVEEICNGIEEIVVPANYNCPGQLVISGSIKGIELAKKELEAAGALKVIPLKVDGAFHSPLMEPARKALEAQIRKTTFSNPICPVYQNVDAKAHTDEAEIKENLIAQLTEPVRWSQIIKQMISDGASSFTEVGPGTVLRGLIKKVDRKIPIQNLSF